The sequence CCTCCTTCGACGAGCTGGCCGACTCGCCGGAGCGGGCCCGGGCCTACGGACGCGTGATGTGGGACCGGATGGGGCGCGGCGACACGCTCGTCAACGTGGCCTCCACCACGCTCGCCACCAACGCCTGGCTGCTCGGCGGCGACCGGCGCTACGCGGACTGGGTGGCCGAGTACGTCGGCGCCTGGCGGGAGCGGCTGGCCGGCCGCGAGGTCGTGCCCGACAACGCCGGGCTCGGCGGCGAGGTCGGCGAGTACCTGGAGGGCCGCTGGTACGGCGGGCACTACGGCTGGTCGTGGCCGCACGGGCTGTCGTCGGTCGCGTCGGCCGCGATCGTCGGCTCGGTCAACGCGAGCCTGGTGACCGGCGACGACGGCTTCCTGGAGCTGGCCCGCAACCCGCTGGACGCGGTGCTGCGCCACGCCGAGCAGCGCACCGCCGGCGAGATGGGCACCCTCGGCAGCCGCTGGCGTCCGCACCTGGGCACTATCCCGGGTGAGCGCACCTTGATGGTGCCGCAGCGCCACAACGACTCCGGCTGGTTCGACTTCACCGTCATGCCGACCCAACTCCCCCTGTCCCTGTGGCACTTCAGCCGCGACGCCGGCGACGCGGAACGGGTCGAGCGGCTGCGCGAGGGGTCCCGCTGGGACTGGGCGGCGGTGCACACCCAGCGCACCAAGGACGAGTGCGGCCACGAGGAGCCCTGGCACGAGTTCCTGAGCGGACGCAACGCCGACTTCCCCGAGCGGATGCTGGCCAGTGCCCTCGCGGTCTGCGCCCAGCGGGTCGAGGCGATCGAGCGCGACGACATGGACCCGGCCGTCGGCCCCGACGCCCTGGGTATCCACCACTGGCAGAACCTCAACCCGGTGGTCACCGAGGCACTGCTCCAACTGACCACCGGCGCACCGCAGGTGCTCTACAACGGCGGTCTGGCCCAGCTGCACGTGCGCTACCACGACGCCGTCGAGCAGCGCCCCGGGCTGCCCGCGGACGTCGCCGCGCTGGTGTCCGACATCCGGCCCGAGCACACCGTGGTGGAACTGGTCAACCTCGGCACCGCCGCACGCACGGTCCTGCTCCAGGCGGGCTCGTTCGCCGAGCACGTGCTGCACACCGTCCGCGCCGACGACGGCGCCGCACTCCCGGTCGAGGGCCGCTACTGCAAGGTGGTGCTCCCCGGCGGCACCCGGGTGCGGCTGACCATGACGATGACGCTGCGCGGCGGCGATCCCGCCCGCACCTCCCCCTGGGAGGTGGCCCGATGACCGCGCCCCTGGCCCGAAGGACCCCGTCCCGGCTGCCGTTCGACCTGCCCCCGCTGGGGATCGGCACCGCCCCGCTGGGCGGGCTGTTCGAGGAGGTGACCGAGCAGGACGCGGCGGCGACGCTGCGGGCCGCGGCCGAGGCCGGCATCCGCTACTTCGACACCGCGCCGCGCTACGGCCACGGCCAGGCCGAGGAGCGGCTGGGCCGGCTGCTGGAGCCGGCCGGGGTGAACCGGCCGGTGATCTCGACCAAGACCGGCTGGCTGCTGCGACCGCGGGCCGACGGCTCCGGCACCGACGTGGTCACCGACTGGACCGAGGGGGGCATCCGCGAGTCCCTGGAGTCCAGCCTGGAACGCCTCGGGCGGGACGCGGTGGACATCCTCTACCTGCACGACGCTGACGAATACGCAGACGAGGTCCGTGACACCGCGTACGCGGCCGTGCGGCGGCTGCGGGACGAGGGCCTGGTCAAGGCGATCGGGTTCGGCATGAACCACAGCGCGGCGCTCGCCGCGTACGTGGCCGGCTACGAGGTGGACGTCGTCCTGATCGCGGGCCGGTTCTCCCTGCTCGACCACGACGCGATGGACACGCTGCTGCCGCTGTGCGCGAAGACCGGCACCGCGGTGGTGGTGGGCGGGGTCTTCAACACCGGTCTGCTGGCGGACCCTTCGGACGACGCCATGTTCAACTACCGTCCGGTGCCCGCGGAGGCGCTCGCCCGGGCCCGGCGCTGCCAGGCCCTGTGCGACGAGTTCGGGGTGGCACTGCCGGCTGCGGCGGTCCAGTTCCCGTACCTGCACCCGGCGGTCACCTCCGTCGTCGTCGGCTGCCGTTCGGCCGCCGAGGTGACGGCGAACGCCGAGGCGGCACGGACGCCCGTGCCGGACGAGCTGTGGCGGCGCCTGGCCGACGAGGGCTTCGTGCCAAGGGAGTTGGTGGCCGGATAGTTCAACGGTGCGAGCGGGCGGTTCGGTCCGGTAGCGTGCGGGGCATGGTGAGCCCCGAGTCGGACCCGGTGGGGGCTTTCGGTCACGCCGTCAGCCCCCTGAACCGCTGAGTTCGCAGCCCTGATCGTCCCGCCGCGTCACGCGGCCGGACGAGGTGCCTGCCCGTGGGCTGACCGCGGTGACGAGACGTCCTGTTCACGTTTCGCCCCACCTCGGAGCCACCCCATGCCCCTCGCGCTGTATCTGCTCGCCCTGGCCGTCTTCGCCATGGGCACGTCCGAGTTCATGCTCGCCGGCCTGCTGCCGGACCTCGCCGCCGACCTCGGCGTGACCGTGGCCACGGCGGGCGCGCTCACCTCGGCGTTCGCGGTCGGCATGACCATCGGCGCCCCGCTGACGGCCGCGCTCGCCCGCAACCTGCCGAGCCGAACGAGCCTGCTCGGGTTCCTCCTGGTGTTCGCGGCGGCCCATGCCGCGGCCGCCACCACCACGAGTTTCCCGGTCCTGTTCGCCACCCGGGTCGTCGCCGCGCTCGCGAACGCCGGGTTCCTCGCGGTGGCCCTGACGACGGCCACCGCCCTGGTCCCGCCGGACCGCAAGGGCCGCGCGCTCGGCGTGCTCCTGTCGGGCACGACGCTGGCGACCGTCGCCGGTGTCCCCGCGGGCGCGGTGCTCGGCACGCTGCTGGACTGGCGGGCCACGTTCTGGGCCGTCGCCGCGCTCTGCCTGCCCGCGGCGCTCGGCATCCTCAAGGCGGTCCCGGGGCGAGCTGCGGGGCGCGCCGGGCCGGGTACGCCGGGTGAGCCGGGTACGCCATGTGCGACGGCTACGCCGGGTACGCCGCCGCTGCGGTCGGAGTTGGCCCAACTCAAGAGCCGTCAGCTGATCCTGGCGATGCTGCTCGGCGCGCTGGTGAACGCGGCGACCTTCGCGAGCTTCACCTTTCTCGCCCCCGTCACGACCGGCACCGCCGGCCTGGGCCGGCTGTGGGTCCCGGTCGTCCTGATGCTCTTCGGCGCGGGCTCCTTCGCCGGGGTCACCGTCGCCGGGCGCCTGGCCGACCGGCGGCCCGGGCTGGTCGTGGCGGCCGGCGGTCCGATGCTGCTCACCGGCTGGCCCGCCCTGGCACTGCTCGCCGGCTCCCCCGTCGCCCTGTTCACCCTCGTGTGCGTCCAGGGCGCGCTGTCCTTCGCGCTGGGCAGCACCCTGATCACGCGGGTCCTCTACGCGGCCGCGGCCGCGCCCACCATGGCCGGCGCGTACGCGACCGCGGCGCTCAACGTCGGCGCCGCGCTCGGGCCGCTCGTCGCAGCGGCCGCCCTCACCACCCCGGCCGGGGACCTCGGGCCGCTGTGGGCGAGCGGGCTGCTCGTCCTGCTGGCCCTGCTGGTCGCCCTCCCCCACCGCCGCGCGATCGTGACGGGCACCGGCGAGGAAGGGCGGCACGACAGCGAGCGCACCACCGGGCGGGCCATCGAGCCGGCCACCGAACCGGCCACCGAGCGCGCCGTCGAACCGGACGGCGCGCGCCGCTTCGAGCCGGACGGCGCGCATCGCCGCGCGGGCGGGCGGAGTTGAGGTGCGGGCCGGCCGCCGCGGCGCGGGCTCAGAGCGCGATGAGCCCCGCGGCCGTCGGCCTGAACCCGCAGGCGTCGAGGTAGAACGCCCGCAGGTCCTCCTCGAAGTCGACGTGCAGCCAAGTGCATTCGGCGGCACGCGCCTGGCGGGCGGCCTCGGCGACGAGCCCGGCGCCGATTCCCGTACGGCGGTGGCTGCCCGCGACCACGGTGTCCAGGATGAACGCGTGGACACCGCCGTCCCACGCCACGTTCACGAACCCGACGAGGTCACCGTCGTCGCGGGCGCAGACCCAGCCCAGGCTGTGGCGCCGTACCTGCGCCTGCCAGTCGGTGCCCGAGGCGCCCGAGGCGCCCGAGGCGCCCGAGGCCGGGTGGCCGAAGCCCGCCGCATGCAGCGCGTCGACGGCCGTGTTGTCGAAGTCGTCCCGCCACGCGTACGTGATCGTCATGGCGCGAGCGTATGCCGCCCGGGTCACCCGACGCTCCCCGGTTTTCCGCCGGCGTCAGGTCGCCGGTGCGACGGACGTGCGTCGGGTGCGCCGGTGGCGGACCGCCGCGGAGCCGATCGCGACGACCAGGCCGCCGAACGCCCAGGCGCCCAGCACCCACAGGGAACCGGTGGTGGCGTGGCCGTCGAAGTAGACGGTGTTGCGTACGACCGTGGTGCCCGCGCCCGGGGGCAGCGCCTGGCCGATCGCGCGCCAGAACGGCGGCAGCAGGGCGGCCGGGTAGACGCCGCCCGAACTGGGATTGCCCAGGACGGTGAAGATGAGGATGGTGACACCGAGCCCGATCGTGCCCAGCAGCGACTGGAGCGCGACGCCCACGGCGCCGGAGGCGAAGACCACCAGGGTGCCGATGCCGACCAGCTCCCAGAACGCGCCGGGCAGGCAGTCCAGCACCGGGCCGACGATGACCGCGCCTCCGATGCCGGAGATGAACGCGTAGGGCACCATCGCCGCGAGCCGCACCAGGATGCGGCGGAGCGTCGGACGGGCCGAGCCGGTCGCCATGCTCAGCGCCGACGAGGCGAGGTATCCGCCGATCGTCCAGCTCAGCACCAGGTAGAACGACGACAGGCCGCGCGAGTCGCCCGACGCCGGCGGGCGGATGTCCCGCACGGTGATCCGGCGGTCCTGCTTCCCGTCGACGACCTGCACGACCTTCGTGGCGGCGTCGGACGCCGACGGCCCGCCGGCCGAGGCGATCAGGACGGTGTCCGTACGGCCGGTCGCGTCGACGATGAACACCGCGTCGGCACGGCGGTCCAGCAACCGCTTCCGGCCCTGCGCCCGGTCGGCGACGGCGGTAGCGGCCAGCGGCGTACCCGGAAGCGCGTTGAGCCGCGTGACCGCACTGCCTTCGAGCGCCGCCGGCGCCACCACGGCCACCGGCACGCGGTGCGCCTTGGGCGCGTGGAAGGCCCCCATGTACGACAGCGCGAACCCCAACTGCAGGAGCAGGACGCCCAGCATGATCAGTGCGGCCCGGACGGTGATCGCGTCCCGCACCTCCGCCACCGCGCCGCGCGCGCCCACCTCGTCCTGTCCTGCCCGATCGCCTTCGCCCGGCAACACCGTTCTCCCTCCAGCGGCACACCCGTCCGCACCAGCACGACCGGGCCCGGCACATCCTCCGCCGCCCGTACCGCCCGCCGGCTCGGACGCGCCCACCGCACCGGCCCACACGCCCCATTCGGTGGAGGCGGGCACCGGTGAAACCGCCCGAACGGGCAGCGGGCGAGGCCCCTCTGGCGTCCACCTGCCGGGGACGGCAGGATGCTCGGCATGGATCAGGGGGTGGCCGCGATCCTCGCGGCCGGCGTGGCGGGCGCGGCGGGCGCGCTGGGGGCGGTCGCTGGGGCACGGGCGGCGGGCCGGGCCGCGCGCGGACAGGCCGCCCACGAACAGGCGTTACGCGCGCGGGGCGCCGCCATCGAGGCGATCGACACGGCCTGCAACGCCTTCCATCAAAAGGGGTACGTCGCGATACAGGCCGTCGTGGAGTTCGAGGCGGCTGTCATGGACGGTCACGACGGCAGCAGCCAGGAGCGGGAGTTCAGCGTCTCCATCAGCGCGGCGCTCATGGCCACCCACGAAGTCAGGTGGTGCTGCGCCGAGTTGGAGGAGCCGGCCCGTCAGTGGTGCGACGCGATACAGAAGATCGGCCAGGCGATCCGCGCCCTGCGCGCCACCCCCGACGCGACCACCGATCCGGCCTCTCCCACCCACCACCGCCGCCACGCCGCCTGGCGGCACGAGAAGGAGGTCCTGCACGCCTTCCAGCGCCGGGTCCAGCAGGTCAAGGAGTCCACGTCCGCTTCGTTCCTGACCTAGGGAGTCTCCTTCCCGACCTGGGTGGTGGGCCCGGACAGCGCGGACATCAGGCCGCGCATCGTCGCGACGAGGGCCGGCCGGTAGCCGGCCTGGCGAGGTGGCCGCTGCGGGATTCCGTCGGCGTCCGGGGGCGGTAGCGCGCCCGGGCCGGTCCACTTCTCCTGGACGTCGACGGCGACGGTGAGCACCGCGCCGCCGTGCAGGACGGTCAGGGTCTCGTCACCGTCGCTGGTCATCAGGTAGGCCCGGTCCCCGATATCGGGCACCCGAACGACGTGCGTCGACCCTCCGACTGCCAGGATCGCCGTGGTCGTACCCGAGCCGTCGTCCGAGGGCGCGACCGGCTCCAGGGTGTGCCGGCTGCCGCCGACATCGTCGAACTCGGCAGCGGGGTCGGTCTTCTTGTGCAGTTGCACCGTGACGACGGTGCTGTACGAAGCCTGCCAGTGGGTCCCGACGGAGCGCTGCGCCGTGAGCGTGCACTCGGCCGCGTCGAGCGCCGGACCGGTCTGCATCTCTGCCGGGGACACCTCGACGTGGCCCGTGCCGAGCGCGTCCGTCAACGGCTTGAGGCTTGAGCCGCTGCAAGGGCTCCCGGAGATCCGGTAGTGATGGAGGTCGGGGACTGCTTCCTTCCCGTACCCGGACAGGTGCAGCACCAGCGCCCACGCGGCCGAGGTCGCGACGACCGCCCCGAACACCCACGGCCACGGCCGCGTTCGAGCACCCCTGACGCCGCCGCGCACCACGTCCGCGGACGCGCCTTTCCTCCACGCGCCCTCCGGGTCTCCCCCGTCGCCCTCGACCTCCGGTTCACCGATCAACGGCTCGACTGTGCACATGAGCGGCGTAGCCGTGGAAGCCCTCGGGCTGCCGGGCCAGGAGCGGCGGAACCCGGCTGCTCACGGCTGCGACCGGCACGGAACGGGTGGTCGTGTCGTGTGCGTCCTTGTCGATCCACAGCTGGGTCAGCCAGAGCGTGTCCGGGTCGTCCAGGGCTGTGTTGATGCTGTAGCCGAGCAGGCCGCCGTTGTCGCCGCTCGCGCGGAAACCGTCAAGGAGCACGGCGACCAGCTCGTCCCGCCGCCCCGGCAGTGCGGTCATTCGTCCGTAGACGCTGAACATGTTCCCCCTGGACACGCAGCCACCCCTCGCCTGAGCCATCCGCGCCCGCGCCACACTCCCGTGACACGTCGTCAGACGAGTCTAGCCACCACGCCACGCGTCCGCCCCGTGCTCCTCGCACCGAGGACGACCTCAACCGGCCCCGCCGGGCGCTGATACCCGCCGGAAGGCCGGCCAGCTCCTCGCCGGCTCCGGCATCGCCTGGACCTCGCTCCGCAACGGCTTCCACGCCCACAGCCTCGCCTGGCTGCTCGGCCCCAGCAGAATCGTCCGCAGGCTCCTCGGCCAGCTCGACACGGACGGCTACGGCTGCGGCTCCGGCGTGCTCAAGGGCCCGCTCCCGATCCAGTCCCGTGCGGGCCTGCCGCGGCTCACCGCGGTGTTCGCGACCGTTCTCCCGGCGACCGGCGACGCATGCGCGGCCGGGTACTTCGTGCACGTGCGCGCCATGGCCGTGCCGGCCACGGAAATCGGGACCCTGCGCGACGCGTAGACCCCGAGTCTGCTCCCGACGGGGCTCGGCCCCTTACCCGGCGGAGCCGGGGTTGCCCGGGCGGTGGACGGACTCGATGCCCGCGAGGATGAGATCGACGCCGGCCAGGAACTGCTCGCGGTCGTCGTGTTCGCGCGGTCGGGTCCCGGCGCGGCGCAGGGACGGGTAGCGCGCGGGGTCGAGCTGCGCCCACCGCGCGGCGACGGCGGCGAGGAACGTCGACCGGTCGGTCTTGCTGTCGGCGAGCGCGCGGGCGTTGGCGGCGTTCTGCCCGGCGACGCCGAGGATGTAGTTGACCAGGACGCCCGCGGCGTCGGACAGCGCTCGCTCGGGAACTCCCAGCGCCTGCAGGTGCGTGCTGATCTTCTCGTAGATGTCCAGCAGCGGCGGCCGCCAGGGTTCGCGGGTGAGCTGGGCGCCGACCCACGGGTGGGCGTCGATCGCGTCGAACAGGCCGAGCGCGACGGCGCGCAGCGCCTGCCGGGGCTCGGCGTCGGCGTCGAGGCCGGCCACGACACGGGCGATGACGTGGTCGGTGGCCGCGGCGAGCAGGTCGCCGCGGTCCGCGACGTGGTGGTAGATCGCCCCGTACCCGGTGGACAGCCGCACGGTGAGCGCCCGCAAGGTCAGCGCGTCCTCGCCCTCGGCGTCGAGTATCCCGGTGGCGGCCTCGACGATGACGTCCCGGGACAGCGCCTCCGTGCGTCGGGGGGTCCGCCGGGACTTGGTCGTCATGCGCCCCATTCTGCCACGCTTGGATCGCCACTTGGATTGCCGCTCCACACCCGTGCTAGCGTCATTGGAGTGACAATCCAACGATTTTCGGAGGTCCACCGTGACGCCACCGATCACCGTCGTCGGAGCCGGCCTCGGCGGCCTCGTCCTGGCCCGCGTCCTGCACAGGAACGGCATACCGGTCACGGTCTGTGAGGCCGAGACCTCGTCGGCCGCGCGCACCCAGGGCGGCCTGCTCGACATCCACCCGTGGAACGGCCAACCGGCGCTCGAAGCGGCCGGCCTGATCGAGGAGTTCCGCGGCCTGGTGCTGCCCGGCCGCGAGTCCTACCGGGTGCTGGACCGGGCCGGGACCGTGCTGCTCGACCGGCCCGACGACGGCACGGGCGTACGCCCCGAGGTGGCGCGCGGCGAGCTGCGGCAGATGCTGCTCGACTCGCTTCCGGACGGCACCGTGCGGTGGGGGCGCAAGGTCAGCGGCGTGCGGGCCCTCGGCGGGGGCGGCCACGAGGTGCGCTTCACCGACGGCGCCACCGTCAAGACCAGCCTGCTGATCGGGGCGGACGGGGCGTGGTCGCGGGTCCGCCCGCTGCTGTCCGGCGCGACCCCGCGGTACGTGGGCGTCACCTCCGTCGAGTACTTCCTGTGCGACGCGGACACCCGGCATCCCGCCACCGCGGCGGCGGTCGGCGCCGGGTCTCTGTTCGCGCTCGCGCCGGGAAGGGGCTTGCTGGTCTACCGGGAACGGGGCGGCACCCTGCACGCGTACGTCCAGCTCACGGTGGCGCGGGACTGGCTCGCCGGCATCGACGCGGCCGACGGCGCGGCCGTGTCGGCGCGGGTCGCCGCCGAGTTCGACGGATGGGCGCCCGAGCTCACCGCGCTGATCACCGGCAGCGACACCGCGCCGGTCGTCCGCCCCCTGCACGCGCTGCCGGCCGGGCACCGCTGGGCCCGGGTGCCCGGTGTGACCCTGATCGGCGACGCCGCCCACCTCGAGCCCCCGAACGGCGAAGGCGCGAACACGGCCATGCAGGACGGCGCCGAACTCGGCCGGGCCCTCGCCGCGCACCCCGACGACGTCGAGGTCGCGCTGGCGGCGTACGAGCAGGCGATGTTCGCGCGCACCGCCGCCGACGCGGGAGGCGAGGACGTCTACGAGCTCATGCTCGGCGACGACGCGCCCCACAGCTGGGTCGCCATGATGGGCGGCGCCGAGCGGGCGTCGTGACCAGGTGGCCGCCGCAAGGTGGAACCCGGCCGTCCGTTCGTACGGTGCCTGGGCTGTGGGGGTGTCAGCTCGTACCGGCGGTGTCAGCTCTTGCGGCCGGGGAGCATGGCCAGCGCCTGGGAGCGCTGGGCGACGAGGTCGTCGTAGGTGCCCTCGCGCTCGGCCCAGCGGTGCATGAGGACCCGCTCGACGAGGATCTCGTCGGGGGTGGGGTCCTGCGCGAGCAGCCGCATGACCTCGGTGGCGAAGGCGTCGAGCGGCAGGGCGTGCGGGTTGACCTGCTCCTGTCCGGCCGTGGCGACGGCCGGGGGGACCAGCTCCACGACGCCGACGCCGGTGCCGTCGAGCTGCGCGCGCAGCGCCTCGGAGTAGGCGTGCACCGCGGCCTTCGAGGCGGCGTAGGTGGGCATGGGCGGGAACGGCAGGAAGGCGATGCCCGAGGTGACGGTGACGAAGGTGCCGGCGCCGCGCCGGATCAGGTGCGGGGTGAAGGCGTCGATGACCCGGATGGTGCCGACCAGGTTGGTGTCGATGGTGGTCAGCGCCGCCTCGAAGTGGGCGGGGTCGCGCAGGTCCTCCAGGAGCATGGCGCCCGACATCGTCACCACGGTGTCGAGGTCGGGGTACGTCGCGAGTACCGCGTCGCGGGCCCGTGCGACGGAGGCGCCGTCGGTGACATCGACGGCGAAGGTGCCGAAGCCTTCCGCGGACAGTTCGGCGAGCGCCTGCTCGCTGCGGCCGCCGACGGCCACGGTGCTGCCTGCCGCGGCGAACCGCCGGGCCAGCTCCCGGCCGATGCCGGACGTTCCGCCGACGATGAGGACGGTACGGTCGGACAGATCCATGAGGTGCTTCCTTCGGTTCGGAGCGCCGCCGGCGGTCGGACCCGCGGCGCCTGTTCTGCGATGGTCCCTGTCCCTCTCGAACAGCGATGCCGCAAGTCTTGACGGCATCCGCCGGGTGTGGCAGGGCCCCGATCTTCCAGGGTCCTGACAGGGCCCCCGTTGAGACGCGCGGACCGCATTACGGTGGTCGGCATGAACGACGAGGAATCCGGCAACCGGCTCGGCGGCTACCTGCGCGCCCGGCGCGAGCTGGTCTCCCCCGCGCAGGCCGGGCTCCCGCCCGGCGGCAACCGCCGCGTGCCCGGCCTGCGCCGCGAGGAGGTCGCCCTGCTCGCCGGGATCAGCGCCGACTACTACCTGCGCCTGGAGCGGGGCCGCGACAAGAACCCGTCCGTCCAGGTGCTCGAATCGCTCGCCCGCGTGCTCTGCCTCGACGACGTCGAGCGGACCTATCTGCTCGGTCTCGCGGCGGCCCGGCCCAGGGCGCCGCGCCGCAAGCGACCCGAGCAGGTGCCGGCACGGGTGCACCAGCTCCTCGCGCAGTTGCCGTTTCCCGCGTTCGTCGAAGGTCGCGCCTTCGACGTACTGGCCTCCAACCCGATGGCCGTCGCGTTCTCCCCTCGGCTGCGGCCGGGCCACAACCGGCTGCGCTCCCTCTTCCTCGACCCCGAGGAGCAGGCCTTCCAGCAGGACTGGACGAAGGCCGCCGCCGGTTTCATCGCGGCCCTGCGCACCACCATCGGGGACGACACCGACAACCCCCGGTTCGTCGAGATCGTCGGCGAACTCGCCCTGTCCAGCGAGCGGTTCCGCGCTCTGTGGGCCCGGCACGACGTCCGCAGCCTCGACGGCGGCACCACCACCGTCCACCACCCCGTCGTCGGTGAACTACGGCTCCACCGCGACAAGCTCCCCATCGACGACGTCATCCTCGTCGTCTACTACCCCGACAAGGACAGCGACAGCGACGAGAAGCTCCGCCTCCTGGCCGCCCTCGCCCACCCCGAGACCACCGCGCACCCGGACACCGCCGAGACCACCGCCCACCCCGAGACCTCCGCCCACCCCGACCACGCCACCGCCGCACCACCCGGCCCCCCGCCGGACACCGCCCCGCGCCCGTCATCCCCGGGGCACCGGGCGGAGGGCCCTGGCCGGGCGTGATGGCCGGCCCCCTGTTTCCGGCTTCGCCGGACGCACCCCCTGCGCGTCGCCGGACGATCGTCACCCGGCATCGGGAGTGTCCTCGTCGGTCCGGAGCATGCCCTGCCATCTGGCGAGGTTGTTCTGGGCCGTACGGGTGCTGGGGTGGTCGGGGCCCAGCACCCGCACTATGTCGTCCAACAGCTCGGCGAAAGCAGCCGCGGCACCCTCCGCATCCCCCGCTTCCCCGCGGAAGTAGGCGAGGTTGCTCCGGACGATGAAGATGTCCGGGGGTCGGGGCCCGGGAAGAGCAGACACGGCAGCCGCTCGCCCCGGGTCCCGCGGGCGGCAGCCCGCCTTCACAGTCCGGGAGCCGTCTCGGCGAGCGCGCGGGACAGCCGCTCGACTCCTTCCACGATCTCCTCGGGACCTGCGGTGGCCGCGAAGGCGATCCGCAGATGGGGCGCCGGGGCCTCCGCCGGAAAGTAGGGGCGGCCGGGGGAAATGGCCACGCCCGTGCGGAGGGCGGCATACGTCAGCGCGGTCTCGTCGGTGCCGTCGGGCAGCCTCAGCCACAGGTGGTAGCCGCCGAAGGGTACGGGTTTCGGGAGCAGGCCGGGGAGTTCGCGCTCCAGGGCGGCGACCATGGCGACGCGGCGCTCACGCAGACCGGAGGCGACCGCGCGCAGGTGGCGCGGCCAGGCCGGGGCGCCGACGAGTTCGAGAGCGGCCTCCTGCAAGGGGCGCGGCACGAAGAAGTTGTCGACGAAGTGGACGGCGCGCAGCCGCTCCAGCGCGGGGCCACGGGCGATCATGGCTCCGACCCGCAGGTTGGGCGACGTGGGTTTGGTGAGGGAGGTGATGTGCACGACGGTGCCGTGCCGGTCCTCGGAGATCAGCGGGGGCGGCAGCGGGTCGCCGTGCCCGAGGTGGCGGGCGAAGTCGTCCTCGATGACGAACGCGCCCGCGGCGTGCGCGATGTCGAGGACCACGCGGCGGCGCGCGTCGGCGAGGACGGCGCCGGTCGGGTTCTGGAAGAGCGGCTGGCACAGGAACACCCGTGCGCCGCTGGCGGAGAAGGCGTCGGCGAGCAGGTCGGGGCGTACCCCGTCCGCGTCGATCGGTACCGGTACGAGTCGCAGGCCGGCGGCGCGGGCGACAGCCAGGACCCCCGGGTAGGTGGGCGACTCGACGAGGACCGGTGCTCCCGGGGGTGCCAGGGCTCGCAGCGAGGCGGTGAGGGCCGCCTGCCCGCCCGCGGTGACCAGCACCTGGGCGGGCCCGACGCCGGCGCCTCGGCCGAACCAGGTGCGCAGTGCGGTCAGTCCGTCCACGGGCGGCCGTTCCCAGGCGCCGGCCCGGCGGGCGGCCCTGGCCAACGCGGTGGTGAGCTCCCGCTCGGGCGCGAGAGTCGGGTGCAGGTAGCCCTCGTTGAAGGGGATCACGTCCTGTGCGTGCGTGGCGAAGTTGGCCAGCACCCCGGAGGCGTCGACCACGCGCGGCGGGCCGTCCGGGTCCTGCGTGGTCAACGCCACCTGCTGCCAGGAGGTGTCGATGCTGCCGATGCGCGCCGCGTGGTTCGGCGCGCGGTAGGTACCGGCGCCGGGGCGGAGGATGACCAGGCCCTCGGCCGCGAGGGCCGACAGCGCGCGGGAGACGGTGACCGGGCTGACCCGGAAACGCTGCACCAGTGTCCGGCTCGACGGCAGCTTCTCGCCCG comes from Streptomyces sp. NBC_00448 and encodes:
- a CDS encoding aminotransferase-like domain-containing protein, whose product is MNDDSSATAVAESLRAELNRFSPGEKLPSSRTLVQRFRVSPVTVSRALSALAAEGLVILRPGAGTYRAPNHAARIGSIDTSWQQVALTTQDPDGPPRVVDASGVLANFATHAQDVIPFNEGYLHPTLAPERELTTALARAARRAGAWERPPVDGLTALRTWFGRGAGVGPAQVLVTAGGQAALTASLRALAPPGAPVLVESPTYPGVLAVARAAGLRLVPVPIDADGVRPDLLADAFSASGARVFLCQPLFQNPTGAVLADARRRVVLDIAHAAGAFVIEDDFARHLGHGDPLPPPLISEDRHGTVVHITSLTKPTSPNLRVGAMIARGPALERLRAVHFVDNFFVPRPLQEAALELVGAPAWPRHLRAVASGLRERRVAMVAALERELPGLLPKPVPFGGYHLWLRLPDGTDETALTYAALRTGVAISPGRPYFPAEAPAPHLRIAFAATAGPEEIVEGVERLSRALAETAPGL